One window of Perca fluviatilis chromosome 12, GENO_Pfluv_1.0, whole genome shotgun sequence genomic DNA carries:
- the map3k19 gene encoding mitogen-activated protein kinase kinase kinase 19 isoform X1, translating into MERSEKRREIRSVNEMLKREKEEENEEVLVVSRGQEVEGREDLEVSDSDDEEEEGSTPLIAACHKGMPEVVQQLLGAGADVTLCNCSQQTALHVSPPELQGKVLGWMSRPHLPPQAQLLQAAWQGDLHSLQHLLVQTDKVDVNVPNCDGVTAVMLAVRDIDLFEALAIPLPWEHRPVEVVKELLELSADLRVRDHNGRSASHYAANINSPLKEDIIHMMVEALSHTDAASMSLLALDKYPCQDLDSEFGDSDIELDLESLCPCQSTAASPTQTPTHQHGFLLYSHTGEVLESPGSPPLSDHHKGLRQDKGIPLCFQNAMETLRDIRQAYQDAGRGSSRGGLSLPSLGDNSRRWSHLDPAPSPGLLSTRTSCLPVPPKQRQRTRSVVAVSPSSPGLLSVAEHSQLSQSAPSIMEPLLCSTTMMQARAHIQTRLGSQDTVNQQKFSQGPLPALHPRTPKLLAPLDRRPRDIAALPELKPHIPLKPISRSPLCSRSRLRRERLYWGSPRTGPVTTKGGSEESGSSSSISSQSSVDLDDEEDERDMRERASGERHLKFVGDRLLPHSNDVSSTEADLVEETRQHFKVQSRISHIPAIHRSAHDLDGEPINHTNDLLSTNKAMNSHCEGKATNVNYTKEPVDNQSFIKRNYAQQGDTVNNEIPITSKSKEEKNDVGCSPEPEISHGITFNMSNDQGHVVACSEETYRNDLQDIKQTERTMNVSCLEEIRVDNPIPRREDGKLTTSTTEEKMQLFTPAVNLPQSSMDPKRAERMLKGLKPVRNKERRTNMNCEPRANIQTSQQSFNVLAHKDRSILNRNKSKNNLKYSSLSTQVKDKTRKSPELIIGGETVTKVKSKLKSVKGAHCYTGTPSTRKKLIDQGKRGNPDKMTNSNRAPPLRELKSVRQLKRPGLAGTPRSKSAVDFITYKDMFQEIQSGDEGPAIYEMFAGPIYDNLRVSSTSGKVKDRQVQSAPPRKTQQCHKVKHRPLKQAPRRSLGESVVVSAKSKHKLASSRVKTHKPVPRKGTHKIKDMPKSDGHAEAELALSKDVDICHTTSQDTILSTIEEALSRYGSETIKSHDKTLTMPAGSSHAEDYSYLHMNMQEIGNPNRPFPEPVLSQSPEQLKVNTWASSSSNHTTAMSPVYRKFLDEVGDGPLTDDLLQCLAEELISLDERDVSIGSENMESNREDERVSGRNKIPEVNSKDGATLLGSGLVVDDAITWTKGEVLGRGAYGTVYCGLTSQGQLIAVKQVRLDASDPDDAKREYSRLQGEVELLKTLRHTNIVGFLGTSLYQHVVSIFMEYVPGGSIASILHRFGPLPERVLALYTHQILKGVAFLHLNRVIHRDLKGNNVMLMPTGVIKLIDFGCARRLSCLNHTASNSGDLLKSVHGTPYWMAPEVINETGYGRKSDIWSVGCTVFEMATGKPPLAHMDKMAALFYIGAQRGLMPSLPDGFSENAKNFVAISLTSDQRLRPSADQLLKHVFIPQSETEENSWETQKKNCCGHPEGLCG; encoded by the exons ATGGAGAGAAgcgagaagagaagagagataaGGAGTGTTAATGAGAtgctgaaaagagagaaagaggaggaaaatgAAGAAGTCCTGGTTGTGAGCCGTGGACAAGAGGTAGAGGGCCGGGAGGATTTGGAGGTCTCCGACTCTgacgatgaggaggaggaaggatcCACTCCCCTTATCGCTGCCTGTCACAAAGGCATGCCTgag GTGGTACAGCAGCTGCTGGGGGCCGGGGCTGATGTCACCTTGTGTAACTGCAGCCAGCAGACAGCGCTCCACGTTAGCCCTCCTGAGCTCCAGGGGAAAGTGTTGGGATGGATGTCGAGGCCTCATCTGCCTCCCCAGGCacagctgctgcaggctgccTGGCAGGGAGACCTGCACTCTTTACAGCACCTGCTG GTTCAGACAGACAAGGTGGATGTGAATGTTCCTAATTGTGACGGCGTGACGGCTGTGATGCTTGCTGTTCGGGACATTGACCTGTTTGAGGCCTTAGCGATaccgttgccatgggaacacCGACCTGTGGAAGTGGTAAAGGAACTGCTGGAACTCTCAGC TGATCTGCGGGTACGAGACCACAATGGCCGTTCTGCTTCCCACTACGCTGCTAACATCAACAGCCCTCTGAAGGAGGACATCATTCACATGATGGTTGAGGCCCTAAgtcacacag ATGCTGCCTCCATGTCACTCCTAGCCCTTGACAAATACCCATGCCAGGATTTGGACTCAGAGTTTGGAGATTCGGACATAGAGTTGGACCTCGAGAGCCTTTGTCCTTGTCAGTCGACTGCTGCCTCCCCCACGCAGACACCAACCCATCAGCACGGCTTTCTCCTTTACAGCCACACAGGG GAAGTGCTGGAGTCTCCAGGGTCCCCTCCTCTATCTGACCATCACAAAGGCCTCCGCCAAG aTAAGGGAATCCCCCTCTGTTTCCAAAACGCCATGGAAACACTGAGAGACATCAGGCAAGCCTACCAGGACGCAGGGAGGGGAAGCAG CAGAGGAGGTTTGTCTCTGCCGAGCCTGGGCGACAACAGCAGACGCTGGAGCCATCTGGATCCTGCTCCCTCACCTGGTTTGCTGAGTACCAGAACCTCCTGCCTGCCAGTACCACCTAAACAGAG GCAGAGAACAAGAAGTGTGGTTGCTGTATCCCCATCCTCCCCCGGCCTGCTGTCTGTGGCTGAGCACAGTCAGCTCAGCCAATCAGCCCCCAGCATCATGGAACCACTACTGTGTTCAACCACTATGATGCAGGCCAGAGCACACATTCAAACCC GACTGGGTTCTCAAGACACTGTAAATCAACAAAAG TTCTCGCAGGGTCCCTTGCCGGCTCTGCATCCCAGAACACCGAAGCTGTTGGCACCACTGGACAGAAGGCCCAGGGACATTGCAGCTCTGCCAGAACTAAAGCCCCACATTCCCCTGAAGCCCATCAGCCGGAGCCCGCTTTGCTCCAGGAGTCGGCTTAGGAGAGAGAGGCTGTACTGGGGCAGCCCACGCACTGGCCCTGTGACCACTAAGGGGGGTAGTGAGGAGAGCGGttccagcagcagcattagcagcCAGAGTTCCGTCGACCTGGATGATGAGGAAGATGAGAGGGATATGCGTGAGAGAGCTTCAGGAGAAAGACATCTGAAGTTCGTAGGAGACAGGTTGTTGCCGCATTCAAACGATGTGAGCTCCACCGAGGCTGATTTGGTTGAGGAGACCCGGCAGCATTTTAAAGTTCAGTCAAGGATCAGTCATATTCCAGCGATCCACAGATCAGCACATGACCTGGATGGAGAGCCTATCAATCATACAAATGATCTTCTCAGCACTAATAAAGCTATGAACTCTCACTGTGAAGGCAAAGCCACCAATGTGAACTATACAAAGGAGCCTGTTGACAATCAGTCCTTTATAAAACGTAACTATGCACAACAAGGAGACACTGTGAACAATGAAATACCTATCACATCAAAGTCTAAGGAAGAAAAGAACGATGTGGGCTGCTCCCCGGAGCCTGAGATTAGCCATGGGATAACATTTAATATGAGTAATGACCAAGGTCATGTTGTTGCATGCTCTGAAGAGACTTACAGAAATGACCTGCAGGATatcaaacagacagaaagaacaATGAATGTTTCCTGTTTGGAAGAAATCAGAGTAGATAACCCAATCCCTCGTAGGGAGGATGGAAAGTTAACTACTAGCACTACTGAGGAGAAAATGCAGTTATTTACTCCAGCTGTAAACCTTCCACAATCAAGCATGGATCCCAAGAGAGCTGAGAGGATGTTGAAAGGTTTAAAGCCTGTCCGAAACAAAGAGAGAAGAACCAACATGAACTGTGAACCAAGAGCAAACATTCAAACCAGCCAGCAGTCCTTCAACGTTTTAGCACACAAAGACCGAAGCATCTTAAATCGGAACAAGTCCAAAAACAATCTGAAGTACTCCTCACTTTCCACACAAGTTAAAgataaaaccaggaaaagcCCCGAGCTAATAATTGGTGGAGAGACAGTGACAAAAGTAAAGTCGAAGCTTAAATCTGTTAAAGGTGCTCATTGTTACACTGGCACCCCGTCAACACGAAAGAAGCTCATTGATCAGGGCAAAAGAGGAAATCCTGACAAGATGACGAACAGCAACAGAGCTCCACCGTTGAGGGAGCTGAAGAGCGTCCGTCAGTTGAAGAGACCAGGTCTAGCTGGGACACCGAGGTCTAAATCTGCCGTGGACTTCATCACATACAAAGACATGTTTCAGGAGATACAGAGTGGGGATGAAGGACCGGCCATCTACGAGATGTTTGCTGGTCCGATCTATGATAACCTACGAGTTTCCAGCACCAGTGGGAAAGTAAAGGACAGACAAGTGCAGTCTGCTCCGCCGAGGAAGACACAACAGTGCCATAAAGTCAAACACAGACCATTGAAACAAGCACCGAGGAGAAGTCTGGGGGAGAGTGTAGTGGTTTCAGCTAAAAGCAAACATAAACTTGCGTCCTCCAGGGTTAAAACTCACAAACCTGTACCAAGGAAAGGCACACACAAAATCAAGGATATGCCTAAATCAGATGGGCACGCAGAGGCTGAGTTAGCTCTCTCTAAGGATGTTGACATTTGTCATACAACgtctcaagatactatcttatCTACCATAGAGGAGGCTCTTTCTAGATATGGGTCTGAAACAATCAAATCTCATGACAAAACACTGACTATGCCAGCAGGTTCATCTCATGCTGAAGATTATAGTTACCTGCACATGAATATGCAAGAAATCGGAAATCCAAACCGACCGTTTCCTGAGCCTGTGTTATCTCAAAGCCCCGAACAGCTAAAGGTTAATACATGGGCGTCTTCCAGCAGCAACCACACCACTGCCATGTCACCAGTTTACCGGAAGTTTCTGGATGAGGTGGGGGACGGGCCGCTTACAGATGACCTGCTGCAATGTCTGGCCGAGGAGCTGATCTCACTGGATGAGAGGGATGTATCCATAGGCTCCGAAAACATGGAGTCCAACAGAGAAGACGAGCGAGTGTCAGGAAGAAATAAAATCCCTGAG GTTAATTCAAAAGACGGTGCTACTCTTCTTGGCTCTGGGTTGGTTGTGGACGACGCCATCACGTGGACAAAGGGTGAAGTGCTCGGCAGGGGAGCCTATGGGACA GTGTACTGTGGCCTGACCAGCCAGGGCCAGCTGATAGCTGTGAAGCAGGTGAGACTGGATGCCTCTGACCCCGACGATGCAAAGAGGGAGTACAGTCGTCTGCAGGGGGAAGTGGAGCTGCTCAAAACCCTCAGACACACCAACATTGTGGGCTTCCTGGGTACCTCACTTTATCAGCATGTGGTTTCCATTTTCATGGAATACGTCCCAGGAGGATCCATCGCCAGCATCCTTCACAG GTTTGGCCCTCTGCCAGAGCGTGTCCTGGCTCTTTACACCCATCAGATCCTGAAAGGGGTGGCCTTCCTTCACCTGAACAGAGTGATTCATCGGGACTTGAAGGGAAACAACGTCATGCTGATGCCCACTGGCGTCATCAAGCTCATAGACTTTGGCTGTGCGCGCCGTCTCAGCTGCCTGAACCACACTGCCAGCAACAGCGGCGATCTGCTCAAGTCTGTCCACGGCACACCTTACTGGATGGCACCAGAG
- the map3k19 gene encoding mitogen-activated protein kinase kinase kinase 19 isoform X2, which yields MERSEKRREIRSVNEMLKREKEEENEEVLVVSRGQEVEGREDLEVSDSDDEEEEGSTPLIAACHKGMPEVVQQLLGAGADVTLCNCSQQTALHVSPPELQGKVLGWMSRPHLPPQAQLLQAAWQGDLHSLQHLLVQTDKVDVNVPNCDGVTAVMLAVRDIDLFEALAIPLPWEHRPVEVVKELLELSADLRVRDHNGRSASHYAANINSPLKEDIIHMMVEALSHTDAASMSLLALDKYPCQDLDSEFGDSDIELDLESLCPCQSTAASPTQTPTHQHGFLLYSHTGEVLESPGSPPLSDHHKGLRQDKGIPLCFQNAMETLRDIRQAYQDAGRGSRGGLSLPSLGDNSRRWSHLDPAPSPGLLSTRTSCLPVPPKQRQRTRSVVAVSPSSPGLLSVAEHSQLSQSAPSIMEPLLCSTTMMQARAHIQTRLGSQDTVNQQKFSQGPLPALHPRTPKLLAPLDRRPRDIAALPELKPHIPLKPISRSPLCSRSRLRRERLYWGSPRTGPVTTKGGSEESGSSSSISSQSSVDLDDEEDERDMRERASGERHLKFVGDRLLPHSNDVSSTEADLVEETRQHFKVQSRISHIPAIHRSAHDLDGEPINHTNDLLSTNKAMNSHCEGKATNVNYTKEPVDNQSFIKRNYAQQGDTVNNEIPITSKSKEEKNDVGCSPEPEISHGITFNMSNDQGHVVACSEETYRNDLQDIKQTERTMNVSCLEEIRVDNPIPRREDGKLTTSTTEEKMQLFTPAVNLPQSSMDPKRAERMLKGLKPVRNKERRTNMNCEPRANIQTSQQSFNVLAHKDRSILNRNKSKNNLKYSSLSTQVKDKTRKSPELIIGGETVTKVKSKLKSVKGAHCYTGTPSTRKKLIDQGKRGNPDKMTNSNRAPPLRELKSVRQLKRPGLAGTPRSKSAVDFITYKDMFQEIQSGDEGPAIYEMFAGPIYDNLRVSSTSGKVKDRQVQSAPPRKTQQCHKVKHRPLKQAPRRSLGESVVVSAKSKHKLASSRVKTHKPVPRKGTHKIKDMPKSDGHAEAELALSKDVDICHTTSQDTILSTIEEALSRYGSETIKSHDKTLTMPAGSSHAEDYSYLHMNMQEIGNPNRPFPEPVLSQSPEQLKVNTWASSSSNHTTAMSPVYRKFLDEVGDGPLTDDLLQCLAEELISLDERDVSIGSENMESNREDERVSGRNKIPEVNSKDGATLLGSGLVVDDAITWTKGEVLGRGAYGTVYCGLTSQGQLIAVKQVRLDASDPDDAKREYSRLQGEVELLKTLRHTNIVGFLGTSLYQHVVSIFMEYVPGGSIASILHRFGPLPERVLALYTHQILKGVAFLHLNRVIHRDLKGNNVMLMPTGVIKLIDFGCARRLSCLNHTASNSGDLLKSVHGTPYWMAPEVINETGYGRKSDIWSVGCTVFEMATGKPPLAHMDKMAALFYIGAQRGLMPSLPDGFSENAKNFVAISLTSDQRLRPSADQLLKHVFIPQSETEENSWETQKKNCCGHPEGLCG from the exons ATGGAGAGAAgcgagaagagaagagagataaGGAGTGTTAATGAGAtgctgaaaagagagaaagaggaggaaaatgAAGAAGTCCTGGTTGTGAGCCGTGGACAAGAGGTAGAGGGCCGGGAGGATTTGGAGGTCTCCGACTCTgacgatgaggaggaggaaggatcCACTCCCCTTATCGCTGCCTGTCACAAAGGCATGCCTgag GTGGTACAGCAGCTGCTGGGGGCCGGGGCTGATGTCACCTTGTGTAACTGCAGCCAGCAGACAGCGCTCCACGTTAGCCCTCCTGAGCTCCAGGGGAAAGTGTTGGGATGGATGTCGAGGCCTCATCTGCCTCCCCAGGCacagctgctgcaggctgccTGGCAGGGAGACCTGCACTCTTTACAGCACCTGCTG GTTCAGACAGACAAGGTGGATGTGAATGTTCCTAATTGTGACGGCGTGACGGCTGTGATGCTTGCTGTTCGGGACATTGACCTGTTTGAGGCCTTAGCGATaccgttgccatgggaacacCGACCTGTGGAAGTGGTAAAGGAACTGCTGGAACTCTCAGC TGATCTGCGGGTACGAGACCACAATGGCCGTTCTGCTTCCCACTACGCTGCTAACATCAACAGCCCTCTGAAGGAGGACATCATTCACATGATGGTTGAGGCCCTAAgtcacacag ATGCTGCCTCCATGTCACTCCTAGCCCTTGACAAATACCCATGCCAGGATTTGGACTCAGAGTTTGGAGATTCGGACATAGAGTTGGACCTCGAGAGCCTTTGTCCTTGTCAGTCGACTGCTGCCTCCCCCACGCAGACACCAACCCATCAGCACGGCTTTCTCCTTTACAGCCACACAGGG GAAGTGCTGGAGTCTCCAGGGTCCCCTCCTCTATCTGACCATCACAAAGGCCTCCGCCAAG aTAAGGGAATCCCCCTCTGTTTCCAAAACGCCATGGAAACACTGAGAGACATCAGGCAAGCCTACCAGGACGCAGGGAGGGGAAGCAG AGGAGGTTTGTCTCTGCCGAGCCTGGGCGACAACAGCAGACGCTGGAGCCATCTGGATCCTGCTCCCTCACCTGGTTTGCTGAGTACCAGAACCTCCTGCCTGCCAGTACCACCTAAACAGAG GCAGAGAACAAGAAGTGTGGTTGCTGTATCCCCATCCTCCCCCGGCCTGCTGTCTGTGGCTGAGCACAGTCAGCTCAGCCAATCAGCCCCCAGCATCATGGAACCACTACTGTGTTCAACCACTATGATGCAGGCCAGAGCACACATTCAAACCC GACTGGGTTCTCAAGACACTGTAAATCAACAAAAG TTCTCGCAGGGTCCCTTGCCGGCTCTGCATCCCAGAACACCGAAGCTGTTGGCACCACTGGACAGAAGGCCCAGGGACATTGCAGCTCTGCCAGAACTAAAGCCCCACATTCCCCTGAAGCCCATCAGCCGGAGCCCGCTTTGCTCCAGGAGTCGGCTTAGGAGAGAGAGGCTGTACTGGGGCAGCCCACGCACTGGCCCTGTGACCACTAAGGGGGGTAGTGAGGAGAGCGGttccagcagcagcattagcagcCAGAGTTCCGTCGACCTGGATGATGAGGAAGATGAGAGGGATATGCGTGAGAGAGCTTCAGGAGAAAGACATCTGAAGTTCGTAGGAGACAGGTTGTTGCCGCATTCAAACGATGTGAGCTCCACCGAGGCTGATTTGGTTGAGGAGACCCGGCAGCATTTTAAAGTTCAGTCAAGGATCAGTCATATTCCAGCGATCCACAGATCAGCACATGACCTGGATGGAGAGCCTATCAATCATACAAATGATCTTCTCAGCACTAATAAAGCTATGAACTCTCACTGTGAAGGCAAAGCCACCAATGTGAACTATACAAAGGAGCCTGTTGACAATCAGTCCTTTATAAAACGTAACTATGCACAACAAGGAGACACTGTGAACAATGAAATACCTATCACATCAAAGTCTAAGGAAGAAAAGAACGATGTGGGCTGCTCCCCGGAGCCTGAGATTAGCCATGGGATAACATTTAATATGAGTAATGACCAAGGTCATGTTGTTGCATGCTCTGAAGAGACTTACAGAAATGACCTGCAGGATatcaaacagacagaaagaacaATGAATGTTTCCTGTTTGGAAGAAATCAGAGTAGATAACCCAATCCCTCGTAGGGAGGATGGAAAGTTAACTACTAGCACTACTGAGGAGAAAATGCAGTTATTTACTCCAGCTGTAAACCTTCCACAATCAAGCATGGATCCCAAGAGAGCTGAGAGGATGTTGAAAGGTTTAAAGCCTGTCCGAAACAAAGAGAGAAGAACCAACATGAACTGTGAACCAAGAGCAAACATTCAAACCAGCCAGCAGTCCTTCAACGTTTTAGCACACAAAGACCGAAGCATCTTAAATCGGAACAAGTCCAAAAACAATCTGAAGTACTCCTCACTTTCCACACAAGTTAAAgataaaaccaggaaaagcCCCGAGCTAATAATTGGTGGAGAGACAGTGACAAAAGTAAAGTCGAAGCTTAAATCTGTTAAAGGTGCTCATTGTTACACTGGCACCCCGTCAACACGAAAGAAGCTCATTGATCAGGGCAAAAGAGGAAATCCTGACAAGATGACGAACAGCAACAGAGCTCCACCGTTGAGGGAGCTGAAGAGCGTCCGTCAGTTGAAGAGACCAGGTCTAGCTGGGACACCGAGGTCTAAATCTGCCGTGGACTTCATCACATACAAAGACATGTTTCAGGAGATACAGAGTGGGGATGAAGGACCGGCCATCTACGAGATGTTTGCTGGTCCGATCTATGATAACCTACGAGTTTCCAGCACCAGTGGGAAAGTAAAGGACAGACAAGTGCAGTCTGCTCCGCCGAGGAAGACACAACAGTGCCATAAAGTCAAACACAGACCATTGAAACAAGCACCGAGGAGAAGTCTGGGGGAGAGTGTAGTGGTTTCAGCTAAAAGCAAACATAAACTTGCGTCCTCCAGGGTTAAAACTCACAAACCTGTACCAAGGAAAGGCACACACAAAATCAAGGATATGCCTAAATCAGATGGGCACGCAGAGGCTGAGTTAGCTCTCTCTAAGGATGTTGACATTTGTCATACAACgtctcaagatactatcttatCTACCATAGAGGAGGCTCTTTCTAGATATGGGTCTGAAACAATCAAATCTCATGACAAAACACTGACTATGCCAGCAGGTTCATCTCATGCTGAAGATTATAGTTACCTGCACATGAATATGCAAGAAATCGGAAATCCAAACCGACCGTTTCCTGAGCCTGTGTTATCTCAAAGCCCCGAACAGCTAAAGGTTAATACATGGGCGTCTTCCAGCAGCAACCACACCACTGCCATGTCACCAGTTTACCGGAAGTTTCTGGATGAGGTGGGGGACGGGCCGCTTACAGATGACCTGCTGCAATGTCTGGCCGAGGAGCTGATCTCACTGGATGAGAGGGATGTATCCATAGGCTCCGAAAACATGGAGTCCAACAGAGAAGACGAGCGAGTGTCAGGAAGAAATAAAATCCCTGAG GTTAATTCAAAAGACGGTGCTACTCTTCTTGGCTCTGGGTTGGTTGTGGACGACGCCATCACGTGGACAAAGGGTGAAGTGCTCGGCAGGGGAGCCTATGGGACA GTGTACTGTGGCCTGACCAGCCAGGGCCAGCTGATAGCTGTGAAGCAGGTGAGACTGGATGCCTCTGACCCCGACGATGCAAAGAGGGAGTACAGTCGTCTGCAGGGGGAAGTGGAGCTGCTCAAAACCCTCAGACACACCAACATTGTGGGCTTCCTGGGTACCTCACTTTATCAGCATGTGGTTTCCATTTTCATGGAATACGTCCCAGGAGGATCCATCGCCAGCATCCTTCACAG GTTTGGCCCTCTGCCAGAGCGTGTCCTGGCTCTTTACACCCATCAGATCCTGAAAGGGGTGGCCTTCCTTCACCTGAACAGAGTGATTCATCGGGACTTGAAGGGAAACAACGTCATGCTGATGCCCACTGGCGTCATCAAGCTCATAGACTTTGGCTGTGCGCGCCGTCTCAGCTGCCTGAACCACACTGCCAGCAACAGCGGCGATCTGCTCAAGTCTGTCCACGGCACACCTTACTGGATGGCACCAGAG